The region TGTGGGGCGACATCGAGCGCAGCGGTGCGCGGCTCGTCCGCATCATCGAGCGCATCCGGCGCGAGACGGGCGCGGAGGAGGTGGACGTGGTCGCGCACAGCATGGGCGGGCTCGTCGCGCGTGCCTCGCTGCGCGCCGGCGCAGCCGGCATCCACCGCATCATCACGCTCGGCACTCCCCACCAGGGCACGCGGGCGTTCCCCTGGCTCGGCGCGGACCCGATGCTCCGTCAGATGCGGCCCGGCTCCCCGTGCCTCCAGCGGCTCGCCGCCTTCGATGCGGCGCCGCACGGCGCCGAGCTCATCTCGATCTACTCGCTCGACGACGCCCTCGTCGTCCCGCCCGCCAACGGCTACTGCCCGGGCGCCTTCAACATCGAGGTGCGCGGGCCCGGACACATGTCGCTCCTCTTCTCGCGCCGCGTGTACGAGCTCGTGCGGGAGAATCTGGCGGCGGAGGCCGAGCGGGCGCGCCAGATCTCGTGAACCCGGGTGGCGCCGAGCGCTCCGTCCCGGTGGCAGCCGCCGGCCGGCTCGACGCGATCGCGCGCGCGGCGCTTCCCGGGCTCTCGCGACGC is a window of Deltaproteobacteria bacterium DNA encoding:
- a CDS encoding alpha/beta fold hydrolase; translated protein: MVLLGLVVRIALVVAAGAIVFNLIAYAAAATDRRRHPTACAADEGERPAWPARLRAFACECAATTVLAWTAPLALHRRRMRPFDARLQRRPVVLLHGYLQHAANFLWVARRLRRDGWVHLYEVGHAPLWGDIERSGARLVRIIERIRRETGAEEVDVVAHSMGGLVARASLRAGAAGIHRIITLGTPHQGTRAFPWLGADPMLRQMRPGSPCLQRLAAFDAAPHGAELISIYSLDDALVVPPANGYCPGAFNIEVRGPGHMSLLFSRRVYELVRENLAAEAERARQIS